The nucleotide window ACGGTGAACGTGGAGCGTCGCTTCACACACCCGCTGCTGAAGAAGACTGTGCGCCGGACTAAAAAGTACCGCGCACACGACGAAAGCAATCAATACAAGATTGGCGACTCTGTTCAGATCGAAGAGTGCGCGCCGATCTCGAAAAACAAACGTTGGACTGTGGTCACTCAGTGACCACGCTCCGATCAAGTGAGCATCAGGCGCTTAACCGAGCGCCAATAGAAGAACAAGGCAGCCAGTCATGATTCAGATGCAAACAAACCTCGACGTCGCCGATAATTCCGGCGCGCGTCGTGTCATGTGCATCAAAGTGCTCGGCGGCTCCAAGCGTAAATATGCCCAGGTCGGCGACATTATCGTCGTCTCCGTCAAAGAGGCTATTCCGCGGGGCCGCGTTAAGAAGGGCGACGTGATGAAGGCTGTCGTCGTGCGCACGGCAAAGGATATCCGCCGTCCCGATGGCAGCGTGATCCGGTTCGACCGCAATGCGGCCGTGCTGGTCAACAACAATAAGGAGCCGGTCGGCACCCGTATCTTTGGTCCGGTGCCGCGCGAACTCCGTGCAAAAAACCATATGAAAATCATTTCGCTCGCGCCGGAGGTGCTCTGATGGCTGCGAAAATTAAAAAAGGCGACACGGTGGTTGTACTGACCGGCCGTGACAAGGGTAAGTCCGGCGAAGTCATCCAGATGCTGACCGCCGATAACAAGGCCCTGGTCCGTGGCATCAACATGGTTCGCCGCCACCAGAAGCAGACCCAGACCCAGGAAGCTGGCATCGTTGCTAAGGAAGCACCGATCCATCTCTCCAACGTCTCCCTGGTCGATCCTAAGGACGGCAAGGCGACTCGCGTCGGCTTCAAAGTGCAGGACGATGGCACCAAGGTTCGTGTGGCCAAGCGTTCGGGAGACCTGATCGATGGCTGAGTCCACTAATGTGCCGCGTCTTCGGACGCATTACGATGAAGTCGTGCGCAAGCAGCTTCTGGAACAGTTCCAGTACAAGAACGTTATGCAGGTTCCGCAGCTGGAAAAAATCGTCCTGAACATCGGTGTCGGTGAGGCGGTTGGCGATTCCAAGAAAGCGCGCATCGCAGCAGAAGACCTGGCAGCAATCGCCGGTCAGAAGCCGGTCATCACCAAGGCTAAGAAATCCATCGCAACCTTCAAGGTTCGTGAAGGCATGCCACTTGGTGCCAAGGTGACCCTGCGCCGCCAGCAGATGTACGAGTTCATGGACCGTCTGATCACCATCGCGCTGCCGCGCGTTCGTGACTTCCGTGGTCTGAACTCGAAAAGCTTCGACGGTCGCGGCAACTATGCCATGGGCATCAAAGAACACATCGTGTTCCCGGAAATCGAGTACGACAAGGTCGACCAGATCTGGGGCATGGACGTGATCGTTTGCACAACGGCATCGACGGATGACGAGGCGCGCGAGCTTCTGCGCGCGTTCAACTTCCCGTTCACGAAGTAACGGGCAAGGAAGGGAACGACGATGGCGAAGAAAAGCGCAATCGAGAAAAACAAGCGCCGCGAGAAGCTTGTCAAGAAATACGCTGAGAAGCGCACCGCTCTGAAGGCAATGGCCAAAGATGAAAGCCTGTCCCTGGAAGAGCGTTACAACGCCCGCCTGAAGCTGGCAAAACTGCCGCGGAATTCCGCGCCGAACCGTGTTCGCAATCGCTGCGAAGTGTCCGGCCGTCCGCGCGGTTTTTACCGCAAGCTGAAGATGTCGCGTATTGCGCTTCGTGAACTGGGTTCTCTGGGTAAAATCCCGGGCCTGGTCAAGTCGAGCTGGTAAGGAGAAACTCCGATGGCAATTTCTGATCCGTTGGGGGATATGCTGACCCGCATCCGCAACGCGCAATTGCGCCGCAAGAGCAAGGTCAGTTCACCAAAATCCAAATTGCGTGCACACGTACTTGATGTGCTCGCAAAAGAGGGTTACATCCGTGGCTACACTTCGGTTGACTATGAGGGCGGTAAGTCCGAGTTGGAAATCGAATTGAAGTATTTCGACGGTGAACCGGTTATTCGCACGATTGAACGTGTGTCCAAGCCGGGCCGCCGCGTTTACTCCTCGGTGAAAAACATCCCGCATGTCTCTAATGGCCTGGGTGTGTCGATCATTTCGACGCCACGCGGTGTCATGAGCGACCATCAGGCGCGGGAAGAAAATGTAGGTGGTGAGGTTCTTTGCCGCGTCTTCTGAGGCGGCATTCTCACTGTTAAAACAACGACAAGGTTGGTCATATGTCTCGTATTGGCAAAAAGCCAGTCCCCGTGCCAAGCGGGGTAACGGCATCGATCGACGGTCAGACGGTTACGATCAAAGGCCCGAAAGGCGAAAAGTCTTTCTTGCTCAATGATCTTGTTCTGGCCGAAATGACGGATGACGGGATCAAAATCGATCCGCGTAACAACACCAAGCCGGCTCGCTCCATGTGGGGTATGAGCCGTACCATGGTGTCGAACCTGATTACCGGTGTAACCGATGGTTTCAAAAAGGACCTCGCGATTACTGGTGTCGGTTACCGTGCACAGGTCCAGGGTCAAAACCTTCAGCTGGCGCTCGGTTTCTCGCATGACGTCGTCTATCCGATCCCGGAAGGCATCGATATTAAGTGCCCGAAACCGACGGAAATCAGCATCACCGGAACCGACAAGCAACGTGTCGGCCAGGTGGCAGCCGAAATCCGTGAATTCCGCCCGCCGGAGCCGTATAAAGGCAAAGGCGTACGTTATGCAGACGAATTTATCGTCCGCAAAGAAGGCAAGAAGAAGTAACGGACCTGGATCATGGCGAACAGCAAACAAGCTTTCGAGCGCCGCCGCGATCGCGTGCGTCGTTCGATCAGGAAAGCCGCCGGCGGACGTCCGCGCCTTTCCATCTTCCGCTCGTCGAAGCAGATCTACGCCCAGATCATTGACGATGCGAAGGGGCACACGATTGCCTCTGCTTCAACGATCGAAACAGATCTCAAGGGCAGCCTGAAAACGGGCGCCGATGTTGCAGCAGCTGCTGCTGTCGGCAAGCTTGTAGCCGAGCGCGCAGTTGCCGCTGGCATCAAGCAGGTCGTGTTCGACCGAGGTGGGTACATGTATCATGGGCGCGTCAAAGCGCTTGCTGATGCAGCCCGCGAAGGTGGACTTGAATTCTGACCAGCGCCCGTTGGCGCTCTTAAGAACGGAAGACGTATAAAATGGCGAGACATGAAAATCGCGATCGCGACGAGCGAGACAGCGAATTCGTCGACAAGCTCGTTCACATCAACCGCGTTGCCAAAGTGGTCAAGGGTGGCCGCCGTTTCGGCTTCGCCGCTCTGGTAGTGGTTGGTGATCAGAAGGGCCGTGTCGGCTTCGGTCATGGCAAGGCACGTGAAGTGCCGGAAGCCATCCGGAAAGCAACTGAAGCTGCAAAGCGCACAATGATCCGTGTGCCGCTTCGCGAAGGCCGGACCCTTCATCACGATGTGGAAGGCCGTCACGGTGCGGGCAAGGTTCTGCTGCGTGCAGCTCCGGCTGGTACGGGTATCATTGCAGGTGGTCCAATGCGTGCCGTCTTTGAAACGCTTGGCGTTCAGGACGTTGTGGCAAAGTCGCTGGGAACATCCAACCCTTACAACATGGTTCGTGCAACATTCGCTGCACTGACCAAAGAAGACAGCCCGCGCTCCGTCGCAGCTCGCCGAGGCCTGAAGGTCTCTGTGCTGCAGTCGCGGCGTCGTGACAACAACGATGAGGCGGCTCCGGCTGCCGCTGAGGCTTGACCTTAGCGGCTCGGGTCCCCAGCTGAAAGAGGGTAGGTTCCATGGCGAACACCGAAAAGACTGTTACGGTCGAACAGATCGGCAGCCCGCTGCGCCGTCCTAAGGACCAGCGCGCGACGCTTGTCGGTCTTGGCCTGAACAAGATGCACCGCCGTTCCACGCTGAAGGATACTCCGGAAGTGCGCGGCATGATCAATAAGGTCCAGCATCTCGTTCGCGTCGTCGAAGACAACGCGTAAGAACGGGGTGAGGAGAGAGAACATGAAGCTCAACGAACTTCGTGATAACGAAGGCGCAACACCAGAGCGCACCCGCGTTGGACGCGGTATCGGTTCTGGCAAGGGCAAGACCGGTGGCCGTGGTGTCAAAGGTCAGAAGTCCCGTTCCGGCGTCGCTATCAAAGGCTTTGAAGGCGGTCAGATGCCGCTTCACCGCCGTTTGCCGAAACGCGGCTTCACGAACATTTTTGCCAAGGACTTCAATACTGTGTCCGTCGGCCGTGTTCAGAAGGCGATTGATGCCGGCAAATTGAATGCATCCGAAACCGTGACGGTTGAAGCCCTGAAGGCTGCCGGCGTCGTCAAACGGATCCGTGATGGCGTGCGCATCGTTGCAAACGGTGAACTCACTGCTGCAGTGACATTTGAAGTGGCTGGTGCCTCCAAGGGTGCTGTGGCTGCAATCGAAAAAGCGGGCGGCAAGATTGCCGTTCAGGGAGCTCAGGCTTAACAGCCTGGGCTTTTCCCATTTTTGGGCAAGCATCTGACCGGAGTAGGGCATGGCATCGGCCGCCGAGCAACTGGCGTCAAATCTAAATTTCTCAGCTTTCGCCAAGGCTGAAGAACTCAAAAAGCGCATCTGGTTCACGCTAGGGGCGCTTTTGGTTTATCGACTGGGCACTTACATTCCGATGCCCGGCATCAATCCGGAAGCCTTTGCGCAGGCCTTTGATCAGGCGCAGCAAGGCATTATCGGCATGTTCAACATGTTCGCCGGTGGTGCGGTCGAGCGGATGGCGATCTTCGCCCTCGGCATCATGCCGTATATTTCCGCCTCCATTATCATGCAGCTGATGACGACGGTCGTTCCGACCCTTGAGCAGCTGAAAAAGGAAGGCGAACAGGGCCGCAAGGTCATCAACCAGTACACCAGGTACGGAACCGTCATTCTGGCGGCGTTCCAGGCCTACGGCATTGCTGTCGGGCTTGAAGGCGCAACCAATGTTGTTACCGATCCGGGCTGGTTCTTCCGTGCATCCACCGTAATCACGCTTGTCGGCGGCACCATGTTCCTGATGTGGCTTGGCGAACAGATCACGTCGCGCGGCATCGGCAACGGTATTTCGCTGATCATCTTTGCCGGCATTGTCGCCGGTCTGCCTTCAGCAGTGGTTCAGACGCTTGAACTTGGTCGTCAGGGCTCCCTGGCAACCGGTATCATTCTGGCAGTCATCATCCTCGCTGTTGTGGTTATCGCGTTCATCGTGTTCATGGAGCGTGCTCAGCGCCGCCTTCTGATCCAGTATCCGAAGCGGCAGATGGGCAACCGCATGTTCGAGGGCAACACCTCGTTCCTGCCATTGAAGCTGAACACCGCTGGTGTCATTCCGCCGATCTTCGCGTCGTCACTTCTGCTCGTGCCGGCGACGCTTTCCGGTTTTGGGCAAGGTAGCGGCAACGAGTGGCTGACATACATCACAGCGGCACTTGGACACGGGCAGCCGCTGTTCATGGTGTTCTATGCCGCCATGATCATTTTCTTCTGTTTCTTCTATACGGCGATCGTGTTCAACCCGAGTGATACGGCCGACAATCTGAAGAAACACGGCGGTTTCATCCCTGGCATTCGTCCTGGTGAACGCACTGCGCAATATATCGACCATGTGCTGACGCGCATTACGGTTGTCGGTGCGCTTTACATCACCGTCGTTTGTCTATTACCCGAATTCCTAATATCGGCCACTGGCGTTCCGTTTTACTTCGGGGGCACCTCTTTGCTAATTGTGGTTAGCGTGACAATGGATACCGTATCGCAGATCCAGGGCCACTTGCTTGCACACCAGTACGAGGGGCTCGTGAAAAAAGCGAAACTCAGGGGGAAACGTCGATGAGGCTAATTCTGGTAGGACCGCCAGGAGCGGGGAAGGGAACGCAGGCCATTCGGCTTGTTGAAAAATACGGCATTCCGCAGCTCTCCACGGGAGACATGCTACGGGCCGCCGTTGCCGCCCAGACCCCGGTCGGCCTCAAAGCCAAGGAAGTGATGGATTCCGGCGGGCTCGTCTCTGATGAGATCGTCGTCGGAATTATCCGCGACCGGATCGCAGAAGACGATGCAAAGAATGGTTTCATTCTTGACGGCTTCCCGCGCACCGTTGCCCAGGCTGAGGCACTGGACGAAATGCTCGAGGCCGGTAGCTACAAAGTAGATGCCGTCGTTGAGCTGCGTGTCGACCAGACCAAACTCGTTGATCGTATCGTGAAGCGGGCTGAAGATGCCAAAGCAGCCGGTGAGCCGGTTCGCAAGGATGACGACCCGATCGTCTTCAAGCAAAGGCTCGAAGCATATAACCGCGATACCGCAGTTGTTGTCCCTTATTACGAGAAGACCGGCCTGCTTCATGTCATCGATGGAATGCAATCCATTGAAGAAGTTGCAGGGTCTATAGATTCCGTACTTCAAGGTCTTGACGAAAGGGTTTAGAGCCGGTAAACGACGCGCTCTACCTTACAGTTAAGCCGGTTCCATGGATGTGGGACCGGCATTCTCTGTGCCGGGACCATCCCGGCATTTTCACACCCGCAAGGGCCGGACTCCACCGGACGCGGGCACTACCCACTGCGGGCAGAAACTCCGGTTCTGCCGCATAACATGGAGACCAACGTGGCACGTATTGCTGGCGTTAACATCCCGACGAACAAGCGCGTTGTCATCGCGCTTCAGTACATTCACGGCATTGGCAAGAAATTTGCCCAGGAAATCGTTGAAAAGAACAACATCGACGCTTCCCGCCGTGTGAATGAGCTTTCCGACGCAGAAGTTCTGCAGATCCGCGAAACCATCGACCGTGACTATATGGTTGAGGGTGATCTTCGCCGTGATACGGCAATGAACATCAAGCGTTTGATGGATCTTGGCTGCTACCGCGGCCTGCGTCACCGCCGCGGCCTGCCGGTTCGTGGTCAGCGGACGCATACTAACGCACGTACTCGCAAGGGTCCGGCGAAACCGATCGCAGGTAAGAAGAAATAATCATCATTCCGCGATTGGTGGTGGAGCTGCCGGCATTACGGCAGTGACGAGATCAAAACAAGGATAACAAAATGGCTAAAGACACGACGCGCGTGCGTCGCCGCGAACGCAAGAACATTTCGTCTGGCGTTGCGCATGTGAATTCGACATTCAACAACACGATGATCACGATCACGGACGCTCAGGGCAATGCAATTTCCTGGTCTTCCGCTGGTGCGCTTGGCTTCAAGGGCTCTCGTAAGTCCACGCCGTATGCGGCTCAGGTTGCTGCTGAAGATGCTGCGAAGAAAGCTGCCGAACACGGCATGCGCACTCTCGAAGTTGAAGTGCGCGGTCCGGGTTCCGGCCGTGAATCTGCGCTTCGGGCACTGCAGGCCGCCGGTTTCCTGATCACGTCCATCCGCGACGTGACGCCGATACCGCACAACGGCTGTCGTCCGCGCAAGCGCCGCCGCGTCTAAGGCTTATTCAGTCTTAGGTACCTGTTTCTCCAAATGGCAAAGAATAGCCTGGCCGCAGAGCCGGGCGGGATAGCCGAAGGGACGCAAACGTGACCATTCAAAAAAATTGGCAGGAACTGATCAAGCCGACCAAACTCGAGATCAAGCCGGGTGATGACCCGCGCTTCTTGGCAACGGTTGTTGCCGAGCCGCTCGAGCGTGGCTACGGCTTGACACTGGGCAACGCCCTGCGCCGCATTCTTCTGTCCTCCCTGCAAGGGGCGGCGGTAACCGCGGTTCAGATCGATGGCGTTCTGCATGAGTTCTCGTCGATCCCGGGTGTCCGGGAAGATGTCACCGACATCGTGCTCAACATCAAGGAAATCGCCATTCGCATGGAAGGCGAAGGACCCAAGCGCATGGTTGTGCGCAAGCAGGGACCAGGTGTTGTGACGGCCGGTGATATCCAGACAGTCGGCGACGTGGAAGTGCTCAACCCGGAACTGGTTCTCTGCACACTCGACGAAGGCGCTGAAATCCGCATGGAATTCACCGTCAACACCGGTAAAGGCTACCATTCTTCTGATCGCAACCGGCCGGAAGATGCTCCGATCGGGTTGATTCCGGTCGACAGTCTTTACTCACCGGTCAAGAAGGTCTCCTACAAGGTGGAAAACACCCGTGAAGGCCAGGTTCTTGACTATGACAAGCTGACCCTGACCATTGAAACCGATGGTTCCGTCAAGCCGGATGATGCCGTGGCTTTCGCAGCGCGCATTCTGCAGGATCAGCTTTCCATCTTCGTCAATTTCGAAGAGCCGCAACGCGAAGTCGCCGAGGACACTGTTCCGGAACTGGCTTTCAACCCGGCGCTTTTGAAGAAAGTCGACGAGCTGGAACTGTCTGTCCGGTCTGCAAACTGCCTGAAGAACGACAATATCGTGTATATTGGCGATCTCATTCAGAAGACCGAAGCGGAAATGCTGCGGACGCCGAATTTCGGCCGCAAGTCGCTCAACGAAATCAAAGAAGTTCTCGCTCAGATGGGCCTCCATCTCGGCATGGAAGTCGCCAACTGGCCGCCTGAGAACATCGATGATCTCGCCAAGCGCTACGAAGACCATCAGTATTAAGGACGCATGCGTCCTTTAGGGAACCACCGGGCAAGTGCTCTTGAAGGAAACAGAGCAGACTTCCCGATAGAAAAAGGAGAGGGCCATGCGCCACGGTAAAGCCGGCCGCAAGCTCAATCGGACTTCTAGCCACCGCAAGGCTATGTTCGCAAACATGGCAGCGTCGCTGATCAAGCACGAGCAGATCGTCACGACCCTGCCCAAGGCCAAAGAAATGAAGCCGATCATCGACAAGCTCATCACTTTGGGCAAACGCGGTGATCTTCATGCACGCCGCCAGGCTATCTCGCAGATCCGCGATACAGCCATGGTTGCCAAGCTGTTTGACACGCTTGGCGAGCGTTACAAGGAACGCAACGGGGGGTATTCCCGCGTTCTGAAAGCCGGTTTCCGCTATGGTGACAATGCTCCGATGGCAGTCATCGAGCTCGTCGACCGGGATCCGGAAGCGCGCGGCGCAGACGATCGCGCTCGTGTTGAAGCAGAAGAAGCGGCTGAAAACGCAGCGTAAGTTCGGTTTTCATAGCGAATACTGAAAGGCGGGCATTGGCTCGCCTTTTTGTTTGAAATAAACTTCTTCAAATACTTTTCTGCTGCCTGCAAATAGTATGATTGCCGATTATCAATGATTTAAGAAACTCGAGCCTAT belongs to Roseibium porphyridii and includes:
- a CDS encoding DNA-directed RNA polymerase subunit alpha, with the translated sequence MTIQKNWQELIKPTKLEIKPGDDPRFLATVVAEPLERGYGLTLGNALRRILLSSLQGAAVTAVQIDGVLHEFSSIPGVREDVTDIVLNIKEIAIRMEGEGPKRMVVRKQGPGVVTAGDIQTVGDVEVLNPELVLCTLDEGAEIRMEFTVNTGKGYHSSDRNRPEDAPIGLIPVDSLYSPVKKVSYKVENTREGQVLDYDKLTLTIETDGSVKPDDAVAFAARILQDQLSIFVNFEEPQREVAEDTVPELAFNPALLKKVDELELSVRSANCLKNDNIVYIGDLIQKTEAEMLRTPNFGRKSLNEIKEVLAQMGLHLGMEVANWPPENIDDLAKRYEDHQY
- the rpsM gene encoding 30S ribosomal protein S13: MARIAGVNIPTNKRVVIALQYIHGIGKKFAQEIVEKNNIDASRRVNELSDAEVLQIRETIDRDYMVEGDLRRDTAMNIKRLMDLGCYRGLRHRRGLPVRGQRTHTNARTRKGPAKPIAGKKK
- the rpsQ gene encoding 30S ribosomal protein S17, giving the protein MPKRILQGTVVGDANDKTVTVNVERRFTHPLLKKTVRRTKKYRAHDESNQYKIGDSVQIEECAPISKNKRWTVVTQ
- the rplE gene encoding 50S ribosomal protein L5, which codes for MAESTNVPRLRTHYDEVVRKQLLEQFQYKNVMQVPQLEKIVLNIGVGEAVGDSKKARIAAEDLAAIAGQKPVITKAKKSIATFKVREGMPLGAKVTLRRQQMYEFMDRLITIALPRVRDFRGLNSKSFDGRGNYAMGIKEHIVFPEIEYDKVDQIWGMDVIVCTTASTDDEARELLRAFNFPFTK
- the secY gene encoding preprotein translocase subunit SecY, which encodes MASAAEQLASNLNFSAFAKAEELKKRIWFTLGALLVYRLGTYIPMPGINPEAFAQAFDQAQQGIIGMFNMFAGGAVERMAIFALGIMPYISASIIMQLMTTVVPTLEQLKKEGEQGRKVINQYTRYGTVILAAFQAYGIAVGLEGATNVVTDPGWFFRASTVITLVGGTMFLMWLGEQITSRGIGNGISLIIFAGIVAGLPSAVVQTLELGRQGSLATGIILAVIILAVVVIAFIVFMERAQRRLLIQYPKRQMGNRMFEGNTSFLPLKLNTAGVIPPIFASSLLLVPATLSGFGQGSGNEWLTYITAALGHGQPLFMVFYAAMIIFFCFFYTAIVFNPSDTADNLKKHGGFIPGIRPGERTAQYIDHVLTRITVVGALYITVVCLLPEFLISATGVPFYFGGTSLLIVVSVTMDTVSQIQGHLLAHQYEGLVKKAKLRGKRR
- the rpmD gene encoding 50S ribosomal protein L30 codes for the protein MANTEKTVTVEQIGSPLRRPKDQRATLVGLGLNKMHRRSTLKDTPEVRGMINKVQHLVRVVEDNA
- the rplX gene encoding 50S ribosomal protein L24, with translation MAAKIKKGDTVVVLTGRDKGKSGEVIQMLTADNKALVRGINMVRRHQKQTQTQEAGIVAKEAPIHLSNVSLVDPKDGKATRVGFKVQDDGTKVRVAKRSGDLIDG
- the rpsH gene encoding 30S ribosomal protein S8, with product MAISDPLGDMLTRIRNAQLRRKSKVSSPKSKLRAHVLDVLAKEGYIRGYTSVDYEGGKSELEIELKYFDGEPVIRTIERVSKPGRRVYSSVKNIPHVSNGLGVSIISTPRGVMSDHQAREENVGGEVLCRVF
- the rpsE gene encoding 30S ribosomal protein S5, whose translation is MARHENRDRDERDSEFVDKLVHINRVAKVVKGGRRFGFAALVVVGDQKGRVGFGHGKAREVPEAIRKATEAAKRTMIRVPLREGRTLHHDVEGRHGAGKVLLRAAPAGTGIIAGGPMRAVFETLGVQDVVAKSLGTSNPYNMVRATFAALTKEDSPRSVAARRGLKVSVLQSRRRDNNDEAAPAAAEA
- the rplO gene encoding 50S ribosomal protein L15, with amino-acid sequence MKLNELRDNEGATPERTRVGRGIGSGKGKTGGRGVKGQKSRSGVAIKGFEGGQMPLHRRLPKRGFTNIFAKDFNTVSVGRVQKAIDAGKLNASETVTVEALKAAGVVKRIRDGVRIVANGELTAAVTFEVAGASKGAVAAIEKAGGKIAVQGAQA
- the rplF gene encoding 50S ribosomal protein L6, with protein sequence MSRIGKKPVPVPSGVTASIDGQTVTIKGPKGEKSFLLNDLVLAEMTDDGIKIDPRNNTKPARSMWGMSRTMVSNLITGVTDGFKKDLAITGVGYRAQVQGQNLQLALGFSHDVVYPIPEGIDIKCPKPTEISITGTDKQRVGQVAAEIREFRPPEPYKGKGVRYADEFIVRKEGKKK
- the rplN gene encoding 50S ribosomal protein L14; its protein translation is MIQMQTNLDVADNSGARRVMCIKVLGGSKRKYAQVGDIIVVSVKEAIPRGRVKKGDVMKAVVVRTAKDIRRPDGSVIRFDRNAAVLVNNNKEPVGTRIFGPVPRELRAKNHMKIISLAPEVL
- the rplQ gene encoding 50S ribosomal protein L17; this encodes MRHGKAGRKLNRTSSHRKAMFANMAASLIKHEQIVTTLPKAKEMKPIIDKLITLGKRGDLHARRQAISQIRDTAMVAKLFDTLGERYKERNGGYSRVLKAGFRYGDNAPMAVIELVDRDPEARGADDRARVEAEEAAENAA
- the rplR gene encoding 50S ribosomal protein L18, with the protein product MANSKQAFERRRDRVRRSIRKAAGGRPRLSIFRSSKQIYAQIIDDAKGHTIASASTIETDLKGSLKTGADVAAAAAVGKLVAERAVAAGIKQVVFDRGGYMYHGRVKALADAAREGGLEF
- the rpsN gene encoding 30S ribosomal protein S14; its protein translation is MAKKSAIEKNKRREKLVKKYAEKRTALKAMAKDESLSLEERYNARLKLAKLPRNSAPNRVRNRCEVSGRPRGFYRKLKMSRIALRELGSLGKIPGLVKSSW
- a CDS encoding adenylate kinase produces the protein MRLILVGPPGAGKGTQAIRLVEKYGIPQLSTGDMLRAAVAAQTPVGLKAKEVMDSGGLVSDEIVVGIIRDRIAEDDAKNGFILDGFPRTVAQAEALDEMLEAGSYKVDAVVELRVDQTKLVDRIVKRAEDAKAAGEPVRKDDDPIVFKQRLEAYNRDTAVVVPYYEKTGLLHVIDGMQSIEEVAGSIDSVLQGLDERV
- the rpsK gene encoding 30S ribosomal protein S11: MAKDTTRVRRRERKNISSGVAHVNSTFNNTMITITDAQGNAISWSSAGALGFKGSRKSTPYAAQVAAEDAAKKAAEHGMRTLEVEVRGPGSGRESALRALQAAGFLITSIRDVTPIPHNGCRPRKRRRV